A single genomic interval of Hyphomicrobium methylovorum harbors:
- a CDS encoding glutamine synthetase family protein, which yields MTNTWITLDEAQAFLRSNPTVVWIDLILFDMNGIARGKRLRRDDLLTVARDGIMIPSTVFVMDSRGNCIEETGRLWETGDPDVPFRIIEGTLHAIPTGERRLAQAVISVAEHDDLCPRGILAQQVKALEADGRTPVVAVELEFYLTKPRTNGAFNVETPDGLAQDTDYAMTLAFGELDAVAPFIDTIYEIADTQKLPVGAVMQETGPGQFEINLKHRADAVAAATEGLLLKRAVKAAAKEHGFEASFMAKPHHDWPGSGMHVHTSLIDRDGKNILAGDPLSPLGRNVIAGLQTSMADFMAVWAQSANAYRRYVPNSYVSLAAEWGLNNRNVALRIPRASGAATRIEHRVSGADANPFLVIASILAGARHGIAQNLEPGPMALGEKDNPNTPRLPIVWFNALERFATSSVVRDAFGPTFQHVYFKLKDTERAHFERIVTSLDHTWYAQVA from the coding sequence ATGACGAACACTTGGATCACACTAGACGAAGCCCAGGCCTTCCTGCGCAGCAATCCCACCGTCGTATGGATTGATCTCATCCTCTTCGACATGAACGGCATCGCGCGCGGCAAACGCCTTCGCCGCGACGACCTTCTGACCGTAGCCCGTGACGGCATCATGATTCCGTCCACCGTCTTCGTGATGGACTCACGCGGCAATTGCATCGAAGAAACGGGCCGCCTTTGGGAGACGGGCGATCCTGACGTTCCGTTTCGCATCATCGAAGGCACGCTCCACGCCATTCCGACTGGAGAGCGCCGCTTGGCGCAAGCCGTCATCTCCGTGGCTGAGCACGACGACCTGTGCCCGCGTGGCATCCTCGCGCAGCAAGTGAAGGCCCTTGAAGCCGATGGACGAACACCCGTCGTTGCGGTCGAGTTGGAATTCTATCTCACCAAGCCGCGAACCAACGGCGCCTTCAACGTCGAGACACCGGACGGCCTCGCCCAGGATACCGACTATGCGATGACGCTCGCATTCGGCGAACTCGATGCCGTCGCTCCCTTCATCGACACGATCTACGAGATCGCCGATACGCAGAAACTGCCGGTCGGCGCGGTGATGCAGGAAACAGGTCCAGGCCAGTTCGAGATCAACCTGAAGCACCGGGCGGATGCAGTCGCCGCGGCAACGGAAGGCCTTCTCCTCAAGCGCGCAGTCAAAGCCGCGGCGAAGGAACATGGCTTCGAAGCATCCTTCATGGCCAAGCCGCATCACGATTGGCCGGGCTCGGGCATGCACGTCCACACCAGCCTGATCGATCGCGACGGCAAAAACATTCTTGCGGGCGATCCTCTCTCTCCGCTGGGCAGAAATGTGATTGCCGGGCTGCAGACCTCGATGGCGGACTTCATGGCGGTGTGGGCACAATCGGCCAACGCCTATCGCCGTTACGTACCAAACAGCTACGTCTCGCTCGCGGCCGAATGGGGCTTGAACAATCGCAACGTCGCGCTGCGCATACCACGTGCGTCCGGCGCAGCAACCCGCATAGAGCACCGCGTCTCCGGCGCGGACGCCAATCCCTTCTTGGTGATTGCATCCATTCTCGCGGGCGCACGGCACGGCATAGCCCAAAACCTCGAGCCCGGCCCGATGGCGCTCGGCGAAAAGGACAACCCGAATACGCCGCGCCTGCCAATCGTCTGGTTCAATGCGCTCGAACGCTTCGCGACATCGAGCGTCGTTCGTGATGCCTTCGGCCCGACCTTCCAGCACGTCTATTTCAAACTGAAAGACACCGAGCGCGCTCACTTTGAGCGCATCGTAACGTCGCTCGATCACACCTGGTACGCCCAAGTTGCATAA
- a CDS encoding PQQ-dependent sugar dehydrogenase, with protein sequence MVGGRGNWVGSGIAAAFLSGLILASAGFAHAEVVIGEPRAGPTASNPELQYVPDEEFPYELRKVSGPLESPWSIAFLPDGRILVTERPGRLRVIENDQLLPQAISGVPQVTAGGHSGLLDIVVDKDFSTNQRIFMSYMAGPAENLTMRIVRARLDGMNLVDKQVIFESEPPIKGTDQIGGRLALGADGHVYLTIGDRWEQDRAQNLMDDAGKIIRITVDGGIPEDNPFVGRSDVRPEVYSYGHRNPQGLITNAGDGRMWSIEQGPKGGDELNIIKPGANYGWPVATFGVNYDGTIISNQTSAPDMVDPVHYWVPSMATASLVAYSGDVMPDDWRGNLLIGTLVGQSLIRLEIEDGIVVNEKRYLHDKIGRIRDVAVSENGFIYLLSDGSEATLYRLEPITDEVARARITP encoded by the coding sequence ATCTTGGCATCAGCAGGATTTGCGCACGCCGAAGTCGTGATCGGTGAGCCGCGCGCTGGCCCGACGGCATCCAATCCCGAGCTGCAATACGTTCCCGACGAAGAATTCCCCTACGAACTGCGCAAAGTTTCCGGCCCACTCGAATCGCCGTGGTCGATCGCCTTCTTGCCCGACGGACGCATACTCGTAACCGAGCGGCCCGGCCGCCTGCGCGTTATCGAAAACGATCAGCTCCTGCCGCAGGCCATCTCGGGCGTACCGCAAGTCACCGCGGGCGGACATTCGGGCCTTCTCGATATTGTCGTCGACAAGGACTTCAGCACCAACCAGCGCATATTCATGTCCTATATGGCGGGCCCTGCGGAAAACCTGACGATGCGCATCGTTCGCGCCCGGCTCGACGGGATGAATCTCGTCGACAAACAGGTTATTTTTGAAAGCGAACCCCCGATAAAGGGAACGGATCAGATCGGCGGTCGCCTCGCATTGGGTGCCGACGGACACGTTTATCTGACGATCGGTGATCGCTGGGAGCAAGATCGCGCGCAAAACCTGATGGATGACGCCGGCAAGATCATCCGAATCACCGTTGATGGCGGGATTCCCGAAGACAATCCGTTTGTCGGCCGCTCAGATGTCCGTCCGGAAGTCTACAGCTATGGCCATCGCAACCCGCAAGGCTTGATCACCAATGCGGGCGACGGGCGGATGTGGTCGATCGAGCAAGGTCCGAAGGGCGGAGACGAGCTGAACATCATCAAGCCCGGCGCCAACTACGGCTGGCCTGTCGCCACCTTCGGCGTCAATTACGACGGCACGATCATTTCCAATCAAACATCAGCGCCTGACATGGTCGATCCGGTCCACTATTGGGTGCCGTCAATGGCAACCGCGAGTTTGGTTGCCTATTCGGGAGATGTGATGCCCGACGATTGGCGCGGAAACCTCCTCATCGGCACGCTCGTCGGCCAGTCGCTCATCCGGCTCGAGATTGAAGACGGCATCGTCGTAAATGAGAAGCGCTATCTGCACGACAAGATCGGCCGCATCCGCGACGTGGCTGTCTCGGAGAATGGATTCATCTATTTGCTCAGCGACGGCAGCGAGGCCACCCTTTACCGCCTCGAACCAATAACAGACGAAGTGGCGCGAGCCCGGATCACGCCCTGA
- a CDS encoding TetR/AcrR family transcriptional regulator: MAVADVKSRARRKISKLAILEAALKLFADEGEAGFSIRKLAMVIGVDPMTILHHFQSKDGLLRAIAAQAIQSIDVPVATASWQNDLRTVAEAYRELARQNPRIFHLHFRYYSTSPTDHIEGELVYSAMRRAGLSDRDAVGLGLAFYAFVLGFALAEAEGLLRPISDDDAAELDALDPVEFKTTRELVPSLKALDPAEAFAAATTAFIDGICDLARREPPKSLA, encoded by the coding sequence ATGGCTGTGGCGGATGTCAAATCCCGTGCGCGACGTAAGATCAGCAAGCTCGCTATTCTCGAAGCCGCGCTGAAGCTGTTCGCCGACGAGGGTGAGGCGGGTTTTTCCATCCGTAAGCTGGCGATGGTTATCGGTGTCGATCCGATGACGATTTTGCATCATTTTCAATCCAAGGATGGCCTGTTGAGGGCGATTGCCGCGCAGGCAATTCAGAGTATCGACGTTCCTGTTGCCACTGCGAGCTGGCAAAACGACCTGCGGACGGTGGCTGAGGCATACCGGGAGTTGGCCCGCCAGAATCCGCGGATTTTCCATCTCCACTTCCGGTACTATTCGACCTCTCCGACCGACCATATCGAAGGCGAGCTCGTTTACAGCGCGATGCGGCGGGCGGGGCTTAGCGATCGCGACGCTGTTGGGCTCGGGCTGGCGTTCTACGCGTTCGTGCTTGGGTTCGCGCTTGCGGAAGCCGAAGGCTTGCTACGTCCGATCAGCGATGACGACGCGGCCGAGTTGGACGCGCTCGATCCGGTGGAGTTCAAGACCACACGGGAACTGGTGCCGTCGCTCAAGGCGCTCGATCCGGCCGAGGCATTTGCAGCGGCGACCACTGCGTTCATCGATGGCATCTGTGACCTTGCCCGGCGTGAGCCGCCCAAGTCTTTGGCTTAA
- a CDS encoding gamma-glutamyl-gamma-aminobutyrate hydrolase family protein, with the protein MSRPIVVIPCCTKSIDGLTFDATGRKYSAAVADAADCQPLLMPLGPNMTDVEAVLDLADGILLPGSLSNVEPSHYGDEQPLDPATVDRDRDNLTLPLIRSAIARKLPIFAICRGFQEFNVALGGTLHQAVHSVDGHHDHREPTHEDYDVKFGPKHRVTLQGELKSWVGVDGLTVNSLHWQGIKTLAPSLVAEAFAEDGLIEAIRAPQGNPFSLGVQWHPEWKPRDNPASLTLFRRFGEAARTRNAKGHTA; encoded by the coding sequence ATGAGCCGTCCCATCGTCGTAATTCCCTGCTGCACGAAATCAATCGACGGCCTGACGTTTGACGCTACGGGCAGAAAATATTCTGCTGCCGTCGCTGATGCTGCCGATTGCCAGCCTCTTCTGATGCCGCTCGGTCCGAACATGACCGATGTCGAAGCTGTTCTCGATCTGGCCGACGGGATTCTGCTGCCCGGTAGCCTCTCGAACGTCGAGCCGAGCCACTACGGCGATGAGCAGCCGCTCGATCCGGCCACCGTCGACCGCGATCGCGATAACCTCACGCTGCCGCTGATCCGCTCGGCGATTGCGCGTAAGTTACCGATCTTCGCGATCTGCCGCGGCTTTCAGGAATTCAACGTCGCGCTCGGCGGCACGCTGCATCAGGCCGTCCACTCGGTTGACGGTCATCACGATCATCGCGAACCGACCCACGAAGACTACGACGTCAAGTTCGGACCGAAGCACCGCGTGACACTTCAGGGCGAACTGAAATCCTGGGTCGGAGTTGACGGATTGACGGTGAACTCGTTGCACTGGCAGGGCATCAAAACCCTCGCGCCAAGCCTCGTCGCGGAAGCCTTCGCAGAGGATGGCCTCATCGAAGCGATCCGCGCGCCGCAAGGCAACCCATTCTCTCTCGGCGTGCAATGGCACCCGGAATGGAAACCGCGTGATAACCCGGCGTCCCTCACACTCTTCCGCCGGTTTGGCGAAGCCGCCAGAACCCGCAATGCAAAAGGCCACACGGCATGA
- a CDS encoding aminotransferase — protein sequence MTNRLQTQQFQDLDASHHLHPFSNHKTLRTPNATRVIVRGEGPYIFDSEDNRILDGMAGLWTTNIGYGSEELAKAAHDQMLELPFYNTFFKTTHPPVVALSRKLAELAPAGINQVFYGSSGSESNDTAIRLIRHYWVLKGQPKRRIIISRRNAYHGSTIASGSMGGMTHVHHHSYPVYEGFRHVMDPYWFGESMPGETPEAFGIRAARAFEEEILRCGPENVAAIAAEPVQGAGGLKIAPDTYWPEVQKIVDKYDILLLADEVITGFGRVGTWFASEYYGIRPNLITFAKAVTSGYIPLSGLLIDDRIAEALMNEDDDFNHGYTFSGHPVACAVALKNIEIMERNQLVPRVKETTGPALARVLARFKDHPLVGEVRSLGMFGAIELVADKKTRRRFDDPGRVGLICRDHFFEAGFIMRAVFDTMVCAPPLIWTEEQFEEASTGISKALDLTLADVRRELST from the coding sequence GTGACCAACCGACTCCAAACACAACAATTCCAAGACCTTGATGCGTCGCATCACCTGCATCCGTTCTCGAACCACAAGACGCTTCGCACGCCGAACGCGACGCGCGTCATCGTGCGCGGCGAAGGCCCCTATATCTTCGATAGCGAAGACAACCGCATTCTCGACGGCATGGCGGGCCTTTGGACCACCAACATCGGTTATGGCAGCGAAGAGCTTGCCAAGGCGGCTCACGATCAGATGCTCGAGCTGCCGTTCTACAATACGTTCTTCAAGACGACCCACCCGCCCGTCGTCGCCCTGTCGCGCAAGCTCGCAGAACTGGCACCCGCCGGGATCAATCAGGTCTTTTATGGTTCGTCGGGATCGGAATCGAATGACACCGCAATCCGCCTGATCCGCCATTACTGGGTTCTAAAGGGACAGCCGAAGCGGCGGATCATCATCAGCCGTCGCAACGCCTATCACGGCTCCACCATCGCCTCGGGCTCGATGGGCGGCATGACTCATGTCCATCATCATAGCTATCCGGTCTACGAGGGCTTCCGACATGTGATGGACCCATATTGGTTTGGCGAGTCGATGCCCGGCGAAACGCCGGAAGCATTCGGCATCCGCGCCGCGCGCGCGTTCGAAGAGGAAATTCTGCGCTGTGGGCCGGAGAATGTCGCGGCAATCGCAGCCGAGCCGGTGCAAGGCGCCGGTGGCCTCAAGATCGCACCAGATACGTACTGGCCCGAAGTCCAGAAGATTGTCGACAAGTACGACATTCTCCTTCTCGCCGACGAAGTCATCACCGGCTTCGGTCGCGTCGGCACTTGGTTTGCGTCGGAATACTATGGAATACGGCCGAACCTCATCACCTTCGCCAAGGCCGTCACATCCGGTTACATCCCGCTATCCGGCCTCTTGATTGACGACCGCATCGCCGAAGCTCTGATGAACGAGGACGATGATTTCAACCACGGCTATACGTTCTCAGGGCACCCGGTCGCCTGCGCCGTCGCGCTGAAGAACATCGAAATCATGGAGCGCAACCAGCTGGTCCCTCGCGTGAAGGAGACGACCGGCCCAGCGCTCGCGCGAGTCCTCGCCCGCTTCAAGGATCACCCCCTCGTCGGCGAAGTCCGTTCGCTCGGCATGTTCGGCGCGATCGAACTCGTCGCCGACAAGAAAACGCGGCGGCGCTTCGACGATCCGGGACGCGTTGGTCTCATCTGCCGCGATCATTTCTTTGAAGCGGGATTCATCATGCGAGCCGTGTTCGACACGATGGTTTGCGCGCCGCCGCTGATCTGGACGGAAGAACAGTTTGAAGAAGCAAGTACCGGAATTTCCAAGGCACTCGATCTAACCCTTGCTGACGTGAGAAGAGAACTTTCAACATGA